Part of the Paenibacillus sp. YPG26 genome, GCCTGCAATCCGAACTGAGACCGGCTTTTCTAGGATTCGCTCCAGATCGCTCCTTCGCTTCCCGTTGTACCGGCCATTGTAGTACGTGTGTAGCCCAAGTCATAAGGGGCATGATGATTTGACGTCATCCCCGCCTTCCTCCGGTTTGTCACCGGCAGTCATTCTAGAGTGCCCATCCGAAATGCTGGCAACTAAAATCAAGGGTTGCGCTCGTTGCGGGACTTAACCCAACATCTCACGACACGAGCTGACGACAACCATGCACCACCTGTCACCTCTGTCCCGAAGGCCGCCTCTATCTCTAGAGGATTCAGAGGGATGTCAAGACTTGGTAAGGTTCTTCGCGTTGCTTCGAATTAAACCACATACTCCACTGCTTGTGCGGGTCCCCGTCAATTCCTTTGAGTTTCAGTCTTGCGACCGTACTCCCCAGGCGGAATGCTTAATGTGTTAACTTCGGCACCAAGGGTATCGAAACCCCTAACACCTAGCATTCATCGTTTACGGCGTGGACTACCAGGGTATCTAATCCTGTTTGCTCCCCACGCTTTCGCGCCTCAGCGTCAGTTACAGCCCAGAGAGTCGCCTTCGCCACTGGTGTTCCTCCACATATCTACGCATTTCACCGCTACACGTGGAATTCCACTCTCCTCTTCTGCACTCAAGTCACCCAGTTTCCAGTGCGACCCGGGGTTGAGCCCCAGGATTAAACACCAGACTTAAGTGACCGCCTGCGCGCGCTTTACGCCCAATAATTCCGGACAACGCTTGCCCCCTACGTATTACCGCGGCTGCTGGCACGTAGTTAGCCGGGGCTTTCTTCTCAGGTACCGTCACTCCGGTAGCAGTTACTCTACCGGACGTTCTTCCCTGGCAACAGAGCTTTACGATCCGAAAACCTTCATCACTCACGCGGCGTTGCTCCGTCAGACTTTCGTCCATTGCGGAAGATTCCCTACTGCTGCCTCCCGTAGGAGTCTGGGCCGTGTCTCAGTCCCAGTGTGGCCGTTCACCCTCTCAGGTCGGCTACGCATCGTCGCCTTGGTGAGCCGTTACCTCACCAACTAGCTAATGCGCCGCAGGCCCATCTGTAAGTGACAGATTGCTCCGTCTTTCATCACCTTGCCATGCAGCAATGTGAATTATCCGGTATTAGCTACCGTTTCCGGTAGTTATCCCAGTCTTACAGGCAGGTTGCCTACGTGTTACTCACCCGTCCGCCGCTAACCATCAGGAGAGCAAGCTCTCCATCAAGTCCGCTCGACTTGCATGTATTAGGCACGCCGCCAGCGTTCGTCCTGAGCCAGGATCAAACTCTCCAATAAAGTGTTTGACTTGCTCATTTTGAAACTGACGAGAAATTAATTTCTCATTCGGATGAATTGCTTCATCCTTTATTTTAAATCTCACCGAAATGAAATTCACTCACTCGTTGTTCAGTTTTCAAAGATCAAATTCTCATTCGTTGCCGTTCGCATCTCGTTCAATGTCTCAGCAGCAACTCTTATAATATATCATGTTAGCAAGCATTTTGACAAGTCATAATTTTTACCAGTTCGGAGCGAAGCTCCAAAAACTCATTAAAACTTGATTGTCATCCGAGCCTCTCTCTAAGCACTCAATCGGCCGGAATAAGAATATAACATGATTCAAAACCATTTAGCAAGCATTTTTACAAAAAAAATTTGCTATCCTGTCTGTATTCGAAATGATGCCCCTAAATTAATCCTCACTTCAGTAATAACCGAACCTCCACCAAATCGTCGCAGGGCTTCATCCAATACTAATACAGGCATGCGTGCTCCAAGGATTAGATTAGTCCTGATCTAGACCCGCCTTAGCGATAGCCTGCCCGATTTGATAAGAGTATTTCTCTCATAGAACTCGTCCTCAATAAGTTGATCCAACCAGCTATCAAGATTAAAGTTTTCAATTTGTGCCCCTCACATATCACTCTTCCCCTTGAATATATATGAATAATAGGTCAATCAAGCCTTAATCAGGGAGGTGCCTGGCTATGCCGTCATCCGATAAATCGCTCTTTATCGTGTCCAAAGAGGATTGGTCTTTGCATCGCAAGGGTTACCAGGACCAGCAGCGGCATGAGAAGAAGGTTAAAGAAATTATCAAACAGAACCTGCCGGATTTCATTACAGAAGAGAGCATCATCATGTCAGATGGAAAGCAGATCATTAAAGTACCTCTGCGTAATTTGGAAGAATACCGGTTCGTGCACAACTACCATAAGCAGAAGCATGTCGGTCAAGGAGACGGGGACTCCCAAGTTGGAGACGTGATTGGCCAGGACAGTCCGAAGCAGCAGGCGGGTTCCGGAGAAGGAGCCGGCGATCAGCCAGGAGTAGACTTTATGGAGGCTGAGATCAGCATTGAAGAGCTGGAGGACATTCTGTTCAGTGAGCTTGAGCTCCCCTTTATGGAAGACAAAGATAATGACCAGATCGAGATTACCGATATTCGTTTTAACGATATCCGCAAAAAAGGCATCATGTCCAACATTGATAAAAAACGCACCATTCTGGAAAATCTACGCCGCAATTCAACCAGTGGAAGACCTGGCATTCACGGAATCTCACCGGACGACCTTAGATATAAGACTTGGGAAGATGTTGTCCTCCCCCACTCCAACGCAGTTATTATTGCCATGATGGATACCTCAGGTTCAATGGGAACCTTTGAGAAGTATTGTGCAAGAAGCTTCTTTTTCTGGATGACCCGCTTCCTGCGGCGGCAATATGAAAAAGTAGAGATCGTGTTCATCGCCCACCATACGGAAGCCCGGGAGGTCAGTGAGGAGGATTTCTTCACACGCGGAGAAAGCGGAGGAACGATCTGTTCGTCTGCTTATATGAAGGCATTGGAAATCATCGATACCCGATACCCTCCTTCCAGCTACAATATTTATCCCTTCCATTTCTCAGATGGGGATAATCTGACCTCAGATAATGATCGGTGCGTCAAGCTGATCGGAGAGCTTCTGGACCGGAGCAACATGTTCGGTTACGGCGAAGTTAACCAATATAACCGGGGGAGCACTTTAATGTCCGCCTATAAGAATATTTCCAAGGAAAGATTCCTGCATTTCATCATCAAGGAGAAAGGGGCTGTCTATCAGGCCCTAAAGAGCTTCTTTCATAAGCAGGATCGGGGGCTGGCCCAATGAGCTTAGAAATGGAACAATTAGAGAAATCCATAAGTGAAATTATGGAGATTGCCGATGGCTTCGGATTGGACTACTATCCAATGAGATATGAAATTTGCCCCGCCGATATCATCTACACGTTCGGAGCATACGGAATGCCGACCCGGTTCAGCCACTGGAGCTTTGGCAAAACCTTCAATAAAATGAAGCTCCAGTACGATTTTGGCTTAAGCAAAATATACGAGCTAGTTATCAATTCCAATCCTTGCTATGCATTCCTGCTGGATGGCAATTCGCTGATACAGAATAAGCTGATCGTGGCTCACGTGCTAGCCCACTGCGACTTTTTCAAAAATAATGCCAGGTTCGCGGCCACCAACCGCAATATGGTTGAGAGCATGTCTGCTACCGCCGAGAGAATCAGCCAATACGAGTTAATCCACGGCACCGATGCGGTGGAGACGTTCGTAGATGCCGTTCTATCTATTCAGGAGCATGTTGATCCTCAGCTGATCAAGCCAAGACGGCTGGATAAGAAACGGTATACCGAGGAGAAAATGCGGAAGATCAAAGAAGGACTCCACGCCAAAAAACCTGCCACTCCGTATGACGATCTATGGTCTATGGATCAGTCGCAGTCAGCGTCCGGTCCGGCCGAGCCGGCCGGGCAGCCCGCGTTCCCTCCGGCACCGGAGAAGGATCTCGTCTGGTTCATTCAGGAATATTCGGAGACTTTAGAAGATTGGCAGCGGGATATCATGAGTATGCTAAGGGAAGAAATGCTTTATTTCTGGCCCCAAATGGAGACCAAGATCATGAACGAGGGCTGGGCCTCGTACTGGCATCAGCGGATTATCAGGGAGCTGGATCTGTCCAGTGAAGAGACGATTGAGTTCGCCAAGCTGAACTCGTCAGTCGTGCAGCCCTCGACTCAAAGCCTGAACCCCTATTATCTGGGACTGAAGATCTTCGAGGATATTGAGAGACGCTGGGATAAGCCGACTCCCGAGGAGCAGGAACGCTTCGGCAGACAGCCTGGCAAGGGCAGAGAGAAAATATTCGAAGTGCGGGAGCTTGATTCCGACATCTCTTTCATTCGCAGCTACTTAACGAAAGACTTAACCCGTGATCTGGATCTCTATGTGTTCCAGAAGCAGGGTTCTGAATGGAAAATTACAGACAAAACATGGGAGACCATCCGTGATCAGCTCGCACTATCCAGAGTGAATGGCGGCGCGCCATATATTGTAGTGCAGGATGGGGATTACCAGCGCAGCGGCGAACTGGTGCTCAGACATCAATATGAGGGGATTGAGCTTGACCTCAAATACTTAGAGCGGACGCTCCCCCATGTATACCGTCTTTGGGGCAAGACCGTGCATCTCGAGACCGTGATTGAGGATAAAAAGGCGATATTCAGCTTTGATGGTCAGAAGCATTACCGGAAGTTCGTAAGCTGAACAAGAGAGGAATATGTCTTCAATCCGTGGGCAACCTGCGGATTGAAGACTTTTTGCCGTGCGGAGCATAGTTCTTAACACGCCTGGGGATTCTAAGCTAGTATTCCACAATATTTCAGTTAAAAAGGAGTAACTTACATGGCTATCTTGGGTGGTAATCCTAAAGACGAACCTCTGCATTATGGTGAAATTTTTGGAGTATGGCAGTTCTCCACGAAGAGCAAGGCAACCCTATCGGGCTATCAGGCTTTTCTGAACCATGCCGGTGACAAGGACTTGAAGAAGATCATCGAAGACCTCATCGATCAAGCGACCCGGGAGATTAAAGAGGCGGACGAGCTTCTGCTGGCGAATGGCATCCCTCCAGCTCCAGCCTTACCTGAAAGGCCATCAGCCGATCTGGAGGAAATCCCGGCAGGCGCCCGTTTCACAGATCCGGAGATTGCTGCATCTATCGCGGCTTCTATATCTATGGGAGTTATTGAATGCAGTCAGATTATCGCCATCTCCATCAGGGAAGATGTGGGTGCTCTCTTCCTGAAGAACCACGGGCTTAAAGCCGCACTTGGCGTTCGGGTTCTCCGCCTGCTTAAGGACAAAGGCTGGCTAATTCCACCTCCTCTGCTGATAAAGAGACCTGAGGAAGTTTAAAGTGTCTTCGCAGCAAAAGGAGTTGTGACAAAAGTAAGTTAAGTTGGCCTCACTCTATTGTACGAGAGGCCAGTTACTCAAAGCAGCACAAAGAGGCCGCCCCTTAAGATCTGGAATCTATTGGGACGGCCTCTATTTAGAACGCTTATTACCTATTCAACAAGCTTCCCACATAGCGCAGCAGCTCATTCGCACATACCGGGCAGTAGTCATGATTCTCGATCAGACGCTTGCTTACTTCATTAATACGCTTAAGCTGGTTCTCATCCGGCGTCTTGGTTGATGTTGTGATCTTGACGATATCTTTCAAATCCACGAACAGCTTCTTCTCAATTGCTTCCCGAAGCCGCTCATGATCGTTATATTGGAACTTCCGTCCCTTTCTGGAATAGGAAGAGATTCGGATCAGGATCTCCTCGCGGAACGCCTTCTTGGCATTCTCGGATATCCCGATCTGCTCCTCAATGGAGCGCATAAGCCGCTCATCCGGATCAAGCTCTTCATCTGTCAGCGGATCCCGGATTCGGGTCCAGTTGCAGAATGCCTCAATATTATCGAGGTAATTCTCGAACAGCGTGCGTGCAGATTCCTCGAATGAATAGACGAAGGCTTTTTGCACTTCCTTTTTAGCCAACTCATCATACTCTTTGCGGGCAATCGCGATAAAATTCAGATAACGCTCCCGTTCTTCGCGTGTGATAGAAGCATGCTGGTCCAGCCCATCCTTAATCGCTCTTAATATATCCAAAGCATTAATGCACTGAAGATCCTGCTTGATCAGCGCACTGGATATCCGGTTAATAACATAACGCGGATCCACACCAGACATGCCTTCATCCAGATACTCATTCTGAAGCTCCTTGAGGTCGGCAATTTTGTAGCCTTCCACCTCTTCCCCATCGTACAGACGCATCTTCTTGAGCAGATCTACCCCCTGCTTCTTGGAGTCTTTAAGACGGGTAAGAATTGAGAAAATCGCTGCAGACCGCAGGGAATGCGGAGCAATGTGGATATGCTTCATATCACTCTGGCCGATGAGCTTGGAGTAGATTTTCTCCTCCTGCGACACCTTAAGATTATAGGGAATCGGCATCACAATCATCCGGGACTGGAGTGCTTCGTTCTTTTTATTTGCGATAAAAGCCTTGTACTCCGTTTCATTCGTATGGGCGACGATAAGCTCGTCAGCACTAATCAGCGCAAATCTCCCTGCTTTGAAATTCCCCTCTTGCGTAAGCGACAAGAGATTCCAGAGAAACTTCTCATCGCACTTCAGCATTTCCTGGAATTCCATCAGCCCCCGGTTGGCCTTATTCAACTCACCATCGAACCGATAAGCTCTTGGATCGGATTCAGAGCCGTATTCGGTAATAGTCGAAAAGTCAATGCTACCTGTGAGGTCGGCAATATCCTGGGACTTGGGATCAGAGGGACTGAAGGTACCAATCCCAACCCGGGCATCCTCTGAAATCTCCAGCCTTGTCACCCTGACATGTTCAATGTTATTATCATATTCCGTCTTGAGCCTCATTTGGCAGACCGGGCATAAATTCCCCTCTATTCGAATTCCAAGCGCCTGCTCCACATCGGGACGCAGTTCAAGCGGAATAAGATGAAGCGGATCCTCATGCATCGGGCAGCCCTCAATAGCATATAAGGCACCTTTATCTGTACGCGAGAACTTTTCCAGGCCCCGCTTGAGAAGCGTGACGATTGTGGATTTCCCTCCACTAACCGGGCCCATCAGCAGCAGGATTCTTTTACGGACATCCAGCCTGCGGGCAGCGGAATGAAAGTATTCCTCCACCAGCTTCTCGACCGCACGATCGAGTCCAAAGATCTCCTGTTCAAAAAACTTGTAGCGTTTTTGGCCATTCACTTCTTCTACACCATAAGATTCAATCATGTCGTATACCCGGGCATGAGCTGTTTTGGCCGGAGACGGGTCTTTCTTCAGCAGCTCGATGTATTCTTTAAAAGTACCGCTCCACGCCAACCGATCACTTTCTGCCCGGTATGCTGCAACGCGTTCAAAAATATCCATGCTTGGTACCTCCTGTGCTTCCGATATGAACTACGCATCTTTGTCTGTCCCTGAGAGCAGTACGCCGTGAGCTTTGACAACGGTTAAAAAAGGATATTACATACTTATGCGAGCTTATACAATTAATTGACGATTTTATCAGAACTATATTTTATACCTATCGGAAAAATGGGTTTATTACGGACATAACTGGCCCACTTCGTTCGCAATTTGAGGCGGGGCCTTATGATATACTTTATATACTATGACTATCCGCGCAGACTTCGCGCCAGGAGAGGAGCACGAACCTATGGCGGTTCAACACGAGACGGAATTGTATAAGCCGCTAAAGCTTTTTTTCGAGGAGCAGGGCTATGAGGTGAAGAGTGAGGTGCGGCACTGTGACCTGGTGGGATTCCGGCCTGATCAAGCCGAACCCCTGATCGTTGAGATGAAGAAGACCTTCAATCTTGCTCTGCTGCTGCAAGGACAGGCGCGGCAGAAGCTGAGTAAGGAGGTCTATCTTGCTGTAGAGCGGAACCGGCAGAAGAAAGGTGCTCATAATCAGCGCTGGGGTGAGATTACACAGCTGTGCCGAAGACTCGGGCTTGGGCTGATTACGGTAACCCACTACAAGACCAAGAAGCCTTTTGTGGAGGTTCTGTGCAGACCGGAAGGAATGGAAAGCTACGGAGGACCAAGACCGGTAAAGACCCGGGTTGCCCGGCTGACTAATGAGTTTCGGGAGCGAAGCGGGGACTACAATGTTGGAGGAAGCCGCGGACAAAAGCTGGTAACGGCTTATCGCGAAAAGGCGCTTCGGGTAGCCGAGGTCATGTCTCGCGTCGGCGGGCAGATGTCTCCGCGGGAGATCCGCGATCAGAGCGGTGT contains:
- a CDS encoding DUF3231 family protein, giving the protein MAILGGNPKDEPLHYGEIFGVWQFSTKSKATLSGYQAFLNHAGDKDLKKIIEDLIDQATREIKEADELLLANGIPPAPALPERPSADLEEIPAGARFTDPEIAASIAASISMGVIECSQIIAISIREDVGALFLKNHGLKAALGVRVLRLLKDKGWLIPPPLLIKRPEEV
- the yhbH gene encoding sporulation protein YhbH, whose product is MPSSDKSLFIVSKEDWSLHRKGYQDQQRHEKKVKEIIKQNLPDFITEESIIMSDGKQIIKVPLRNLEEYRFVHNYHKQKHVGQGDGDSQVGDVIGQDSPKQQAGSGEGAGDQPGVDFMEAEISIEELEDILFSELELPFMEDKDNDQIEITDIRFNDIRKKGIMSNIDKKRTILENLRRNSTSGRPGIHGISPDDLRYKTWEDVVLPHSNAVIIAMMDTSGSMGTFEKYCARSFFFWMTRFLRRQYEKVEIVFIAHHTEAREVSEEDFFTRGESGGTICSSAYMKALEIIDTRYPPSSYNIYPFHFSDGDNLTSDNDRCVKLIGELLDRSNMFGYGEVNQYNRGSTLMSAYKNISKERFLHFIIKEKGAVYQALKSFFHKQDRGLAQ
- a CDS encoding PrkA family serine protein kinase; amino-acid sequence: MDIFERVAAYRAESDRLAWSGTFKEYIELLKKDPSPAKTAHARVYDMIESYGVEEVNGQKRYKFFEQEIFGLDRAVEKLVEEYFHSAARRLDVRKRILLLMGPVSGGKSTIVTLLKRGLEKFSRTDKGALYAIEGCPMHEDPLHLIPLELRPDVEQALGIRIEGNLCPVCQMRLKTEYDNNIEHVRVTRLEISEDARVGIGTFSPSDPKSQDIADLTGSIDFSTITEYGSESDPRAYRFDGELNKANRGLMEFQEMLKCDEKFLWNLLSLTQEGNFKAGRFALISADELIVAHTNETEYKAFIANKKNEALQSRMIVMPIPYNLKVSQEEKIYSKLIGQSDMKHIHIAPHSLRSAAIFSILTRLKDSKKQGVDLLKKMRLYDGEEVEGYKIADLKELQNEYLDEGMSGVDPRYVINRISSALIKQDLQCINALDILRAIKDGLDQHASITREERERYLNFIAIARKEYDELAKKEVQKAFVYSFEESARTLFENYLDNIEAFCNWTRIRDPLTDEELDPDERLMRSIEEQIGISENAKKAFREEILIRISSYSRKGRKFQYNDHERLREAIEKKLFVDLKDIVKITTSTKTPDENQLKRINEVSKRLIENHDYCPVCANELLRYVGSLLNR
- a CDS encoding DUF2161 family putative PD-(D/E)XK-type phosphodiesterase translates to MAVQHETELYKPLKLFFEEQGYEVKSEVRHCDLVGFRPDQAEPLIVEMKKTFNLALLLQGQARQKLSKEVYLAVERNRQKKGAHNQRWGEITQLCRRLGLGLITVTHYKTKKPFVEVLCRPEGMESYGGPRPVKTRVARLTNEFRERSGDYNVGGSRGQKLVTAYREKALRVAEVMSRVGGQMSPREIRDQSGVGTTADILQRNYYGWFQRISRGRYSLTPAGLAALEQYEQVTASHRQFAAAAEIEDATLLLD
- a CDS encoding SpoVR family protein codes for the protein MSLEMEQLEKSISEIMEIADGFGLDYYPMRYEICPADIIYTFGAYGMPTRFSHWSFGKTFNKMKLQYDFGLSKIYELVINSNPCYAFLLDGNSLIQNKLIVAHVLAHCDFFKNNARFAATNRNMVESMSATAERISQYELIHGTDAVETFVDAVLSIQEHVDPQLIKPRRLDKKRYTEEKMRKIKEGLHAKKPATPYDDLWSMDQSQSASGPAEPAGQPAFPPAPEKDLVWFIQEYSETLEDWQRDIMSMLREEMLYFWPQMETKIMNEGWASYWHQRIIRELDLSSEETIEFAKLNSSVVQPSTQSLNPYYLGLKIFEDIERRWDKPTPEEQERFGRQPGKGREKIFEVRELDSDISFIRSYLTKDLTRDLDLYVFQKQGSEWKITDKTWETIRDQLALSRVNGGAPYIVVQDGDYQRSGELVLRHQYEGIELDLKYLERTLPHVYRLWGKTVHLETVIEDKKAIFSFDGQKHYRKFVS